Proteins found in one Panicum hallii strain FIL2 chromosome 4, PHallii_v3.1, whole genome shotgun sequence genomic segment:
- the LOC112890819 gene encoding twinkle homolog protein, chloroplastic/mitochondrial-like isoform X1: protein MPPRPSLHSLLLMAASASSSSAAAGGDSGLLLAARRRLPAAAGHRIRLLHSFSGPRVPRRAEVACCVRSDPDARPAGPVTVRSRNVHSANNYKATSEGRLGQLVQKLKNEGINPKQWKLGNFQRMMCPKCNGGSNEELSLSVYIRMDGMNASWNCFRSTCGWRGFIQPDGVPKLSQAKTGIKSETDQEVEPNKAANKVYRKISEEDLNLEPLCDELVTYFSERRISAETLRRNKVMQRKWKNKISIAFTYRRDGVVVGCKYREVDKKFSQEANTEKIFYGLDDIKRTQDIIIVEGEIDKLSMDEAGYRNCVSVPDGAPPKVSSKIPDRDQDKKYQYLWNCKDYLDSASRIILATDADPPGQALAEELARRLGKERCWRVKWPKKNETDTCKDANEVLMFLGPQALRKVIKDAELYPIRGLFAFKDFFPEIDNYYLGIHGDELGIRTGWKSMDDLYKVVPGELTVVTGVPNSGKSEWIDALLCNINKECGWKFVLCSMENKVREHARKLLEKRIKKPFFDARYGASAERMTPDEFEAGKQWLNETFHLIRCEDDSLPSINWVLDLAKAAVLRHGVRGLVIDPYNELDHQRPSNQTETEYVSQILTKIKRFAQHHSCHVWFVAHPRQLHNWNGGPPNMYDISGSAHFINKCDNGIVIHRNRDKNAGPLDVVQVCVRKVRNKVIGQIGDAFLTYDRVTGQFKDAGKATIAATTAATVQKQKNSYVKSTKDNVAYEMPLPHVEPADSVDGKG, encoded by the exons ATGCCCCCGCGGCCGTCCCTCCACTCGCTGCTCCTCatggccgcctccgcctcctcctcctccgccgcggccggcggggactcgggcctcctcctcgccgcgcgccgccgcctccccgccgCGGCGGGCCACCGCATCCGGCTGCTCCACTCCTTCTCGGGGCCCCGCGTCCCCAGGCGGGCCGAGGTGGCCTGCTGCGTGCGGAGCGACCCGGACGCGCGGCCCGCGGGACCCGTCACCGTGCGCTCCAGGAACG TTCATTCAGCGAACAACTACAAGGCTACTTCTGAGGGGAGACTTGGGCAGCTCGTTCAGAAGTTGAAAAACGAAGGTATTAATCCCAAGCAGTGGAAGCTTGGAAATTTTCAGCGTATGATGTGCCCGAAG TGCAATGGTGGATCTAATGAGGAGTTGAGCCTTAGTGTATACATCCGAATGGATGG TATGAACGCATCATGGAATTGTTTTAGATCGACGTGTGGTTGGAGAGGTTTTATCCAG CCTGATGGAGTTCCAAAGCTATCACAAGCAAAAACTGGCATAAAAAGTGAAACGGATCAAGAGGTCGAACCTAACAAGGCAGCAAATAAGGTTTACAGAAAAATCAGTGAAGAGGACCTCAACCTTGAGCCACTTTGTGATGAG CTTGTAACATACTTCTCTGAGAGAAGGATATCCGCTGAAACACTTCGAAGGAATAAAGTAATGCAACGTAAATGGAAGAATAAG ATATCCATTGCTTTCACCTATAGACGTGATGGTGTCGTTGTTGGCTGCAAATACAGGGAAGTTGATAAGAAATTTTCACAG GAGGCAAACACGGAGAAAATTTTTTATGGTCTGGATGATATAAAGCGCACACAAGATATTATCATT GTTGAGGGTGAAATTGATAAGCTGTCGATGGATGAAGCTGGCTATCGTAATTGTGTCAGCGTACCAGATGGTGCACCACCAAAAGTATCCAGTAAAATCCCAGACAGAGACCAG GATAAGAAGTATCAATATCTGTGGAACTGCAAAGACTATCTTGACTCG GCATCTAGGATAATACTGGCCACCGATGCTGATCCTCCAGGCCAGGCTCTGGCTGAAGAACTTGCTCGTCGACTTGGTAAAGAAAG ATGCTGGAGAGTCAAGTGGCCAAAGAAGAATGAGACAGATACTTGCAAAGATGCAAATGAG GTACTGATGTTTTTAGGTCCACAAGCATTGAGAAAGGTTATAAAAGATGCAGAACTGTATCCCATAAGAGGCCTTTTTGCATTCAAAGATTTCTTCCCTGAGATTGATAATTACTATCTTGGAATCCATGGGGATGAGCTCGGTATTCGTACTGGATGGAAATCTATGGATGACCTTTACAAG GTTGTGCCTGGGGAGTTGACTGTAGTAACAGGAGTACCAAATTCTGGTAAGAGTGAGTGGATAGATGCGTTGTTGTGCAATATAAACAAAGAATGTGGGTGGAAATTTGTTCTGTGCTCAATGGAAAACAAG GTCAGGGAGCATGCTAGGAAACTCTTAGAGAAGCGCATTAAGAAACCATTCTTTGATGCTAG GTATGGTGCGTCTGCAGAGCGAATGACTCCTGACGAATTTGAAGCAGGAAAACAATGGTTGAATGAAACTTTCCATCTTATCCG GTGTGAAGATGATAGCCTTCCGTCTATTAATTGGGTTCTTGACCTTGCGAAAGCTGCAGTGCTAAGACATGGAGTGCGCGGTCTTGTGATTGATCCTTACAACGAACTTGACCATCAGCGCCCCTCAAACCA AACGGAGACAGAGTATGTCAGCCAGATTCTTACCAAGATTAAGCGCTTTGCTCAGCACCATTCGTGTCATGTATGGTTTGTTGCCCATCCTAGACAG CTCCATAACTGGAATGGAGGCCCACCGAATATGTATGACATCAGTGGAAGTGCACATTTCATAAACAAATGTGACAATGGAATTGTCATCCACAGAAACAGGGATAAGAATGCAGGCCCTCTTGATGTCGTGCAG GTTTGTGTGAGGAAGGTGCGGAACAAAGTGATTGGGCAAATAGGAGATGCTTTCTTGACATATGACCG GGTTACTGGTCAATTCAAGGATGCTGGTAAAGCCACCATAGCAGCCACTACGGCAGCAACGGTACAAAAGCAAAAGAACAGCTATGTAAAGAGTACGAAGGACAATGTGGCATATGAGATGCCATTACCGCATGTTGAACCAGCCGACTCGGTTGATGGTAAAGGGTAA
- the LOC112890819 gene encoding twinkle homolog protein, chloroplastic/mitochondrial-like isoform X2 — MPPRPSLHSLLLMAASASSSSAAAGGDSGLLLAARRRLPAAAGHRIRLLHSFSGPRVPRRAEVACCVRSDPDARPAGPVTVRSRNVHSANNYKATSEGRLGQLVQKLKNEGINPKQWKLGNFQRMMCPKCNGGSNEELSLSVYIRMDGMNASWNCFRSTCGWRGFIQPDGVPKLSQAKTGIKSETDQEVEPNKAANKVYRKISEEDLNLEPLCDELVTYFSERRISAETLRRNKVMQRKWKNKISIAFTYRRDGVVVGCKYREVDKKFSQEANTEKIFYGLDDIKRTQDIIIVEGEIDKLSMDEAGYRNCVSVPDGAPPKVSSKIPDRDQDKKYQYLWNCKDYLDSASRIILATDADPPGQALAEELARRLGKERCWRVKWPKKNETDTCKDANEVLMFLGPQALRKVIKDAELYPIRGLFAFKDFFPEIDNYYLGIHGDELGIRTGWKSMDDLYKVVPGELTVVTGVPNSGKSEWIDALLCNINKECGWKFVLCSMENKVREHARKLLEKRIKKPFFDARYGASAERMTPDEFEAGKQWCEDDSLPSINWVLDLAKAAVLRHGVRGLVIDPYNELDHQRPSNQTETEYVSQILTKIKRFAQHHSCHVWFVAHPRQLHNWNGGPPNMYDISGSAHFINKCDNGIVIHRNRDKNAGPLDVVQVCVRKVRNKVIGQIGDAFLTYDRVTGQFKDAGKATIAATTAATVQKQKNSYVKSTKDNVAYEMPLPHVEPADSVDGKG, encoded by the exons ATGCCCCCGCGGCCGTCCCTCCACTCGCTGCTCCTCatggccgcctccgcctcctcctcctccgccgcggccggcggggactcgggcctcctcctcgccgcgcgccgccgcctccccgccgCGGCGGGCCACCGCATCCGGCTGCTCCACTCCTTCTCGGGGCCCCGCGTCCCCAGGCGGGCCGAGGTGGCCTGCTGCGTGCGGAGCGACCCGGACGCGCGGCCCGCGGGACCCGTCACCGTGCGCTCCAGGAACG TTCATTCAGCGAACAACTACAAGGCTACTTCTGAGGGGAGACTTGGGCAGCTCGTTCAGAAGTTGAAAAACGAAGGTATTAATCCCAAGCAGTGGAAGCTTGGAAATTTTCAGCGTATGATGTGCCCGAAG TGCAATGGTGGATCTAATGAGGAGTTGAGCCTTAGTGTATACATCCGAATGGATGG TATGAACGCATCATGGAATTGTTTTAGATCGACGTGTGGTTGGAGAGGTTTTATCCAG CCTGATGGAGTTCCAAAGCTATCACAAGCAAAAACTGGCATAAAAAGTGAAACGGATCAAGAGGTCGAACCTAACAAGGCAGCAAATAAGGTTTACAGAAAAATCAGTGAAGAGGACCTCAACCTTGAGCCACTTTGTGATGAG CTTGTAACATACTTCTCTGAGAGAAGGATATCCGCTGAAACACTTCGAAGGAATAAAGTAATGCAACGTAAATGGAAGAATAAG ATATCCATTGCTTTCACCTATAGACGTGATGGTGTCGTTGTTGGCTGCAAATACAGGGAAGTTGATAAGAAATTTTCACAG GAGGCAAACACGGAGAAAATTTTTTATGGTCTGGATGATATAAAGCGCACACAAGATATTATCATT GTTGAGGGTGAAATTGATAAGCTGTCGATGGATGAAGCTGGCTATCGTAATTGTGTCAGCGTACCAGATGGTGCACCACCAAAAGTATCCAGTAAAATCCCAGACAGAGACCAG GATAAGAAGTATCAATATCTGTGGAACTGCAAAGACTATCTTGACTCG GCATCTAGGATAATACTGGCCACCGATGCTGATCCTCCAGGCCAGGCTCTGGCTGAAGAACTTGCTCGTCGACTTGGTAAAGAAAG ATGCTGGAGAGTCAAGTGGCCAAAGAAGAATGAGACAGATACTTGCAAAGATGCAAATGAG GTACTGATGTTTTTAGGTCCACAAGCATTGAGAAAGGTTATAAAAGATGCAGAACTGTATCCCATAAGAGGCCTTTTTGCATTCAAAGATTTCTTCCCTGAGATTGATAATTACTATCTTGGAATCCATGGGGATGAGCTCGGTATTCGTACTGGATGGAAATCTATGGATGACCTTTACAAG GTTGTGCCTGGGGAGTTGACTGTAGTAACAGGAGTACCAAATTCTGGTAAGAGTGAGTGGATAGATGCGTTGTTGTGCAATATAAACAAAGAATGTGGGTGGAAATTTGTTCTGTGCTCAATGGAAAACAAG GTCAGGGAGCATGCTAGGAAACTCTTAGAGAAGCGCATTAAGAAACCATTCTTTGATGCTAG GTATGGTGCGTCTGCAGAGCGAATGACTCCTGACGAATTTGAAGCAGGAAAACAATG GTGTGAAGATGATAGCCTTCCGTCTATTAATTGGGTTCTTGACCTTGCGAAAGCTGCAGTGCTAAGACATGGAGTGCGCGGTCTTGTGATTGATCCTTACAACGAACTTGACCATCAGCGCCCCTCAAACCA AACGGAGACAGAGTATGTCAGCCAGATTCTTACCAAGATTAAGCGCTTTGCTCAGCACCATTCGTGTCATGTATGGTTTGTTGCCCATCCTAGACAG CTCCATAACTGGAATGGAGGCCCACCGAATATGTATGACATCAGTGGAAGTGCACATTTCATAAACAAATGTGACAATGGAATTGTCATCCACAGAAACAGGGATAAGAATGCAGGCCCTCTTGATGTCGTGCAG GTTTGTGTGAGGAAGGTGCGGAACAAAGTGATTGGGCAAATAGGAGATGCTTTCTTGACATATGACCG GGTTACTGGTCAATTCAAGGATGCTGGTAAAGCCACCATAGCAGCCACTACGGCAGCAACGGTACAAAAGCAAAAGAACAGCTATGTAAAGAGTACGAAGGACAATGTGGCATATGAGATGCCATTACCGCATGTTGAACCAGCCGACTCGGTTGATGGTAAAGGGTAA
- the LOC112890269 gene encoding auxin-responsive protein SAUR71-like has protein sequence MRELMRRLSFSDRVSDGSGGVPRGCVPVLVCDGGGGEGERFVVRVEALRHPSFAALLEMAAQEFGYKQEGVLRVPCDVRHFKDVLAAVSVSVSSPRSRN, from the coding sequence ATGAGGGAGCTGATGCGGCGCCTGAGCTTCTCGGACCGCGTgagcgacggcagcggcggcgtgcCCCGCGGGTGCGTGCCGGTGCTGGtgtgcgacggcggcggcggcgagggcgagcgGTTCGTGGTGCGCGTGGAGGCGCTGCGGCACCCGTCGTTCGCGGCGCTGCTGGAGATGGCGGCGCAGGAGTTCGGGTACAAGCAGGAGGGCGTCCTCCGGGTCCCCTGCGACGTCCGCCATTTCAAGGacgtcctcgccgccgtctccgTCTCCGTCTCCTCGCCGCGCTCCAGGAACTGA